One genomic region from Xiphophorus couchianus chromosome 21, X_couchianus-1.0, whole genome shotgun sequence encodes:
- the LOC114137224 gene encoding guanine nucleotide-binding protein G(olf) subunit alpha-like gives MGCLGGKTDEERLDEKAKREANKKIEKQLQKERQAYKATHRLLLLGAGESGKSTIVKQMRILHVDGFNAEEKQQKIQDIRKNVKDAIVTIVSAMSALTPPVPLGNPGNQFRVDYIKSISPLSDFDYTEDFFEHTQKLWEDDGIKACFERSNEYQLIDCAKYFLDRLDSVRKTDYTPTDQDLLRCRVLTSGIFETRFQVDKVNFHMFDVGGQRDERRKWIQCFNDVTAIIFVAASSSYNMVIREDNSTNRLRESLDLFRSIWTNRFLKTISVILFLNKQDVLADKILAGKSKLEDYFPEYTNYQVPPESVPDVGEDPTVTRAKFFIRDEFLRISTASADGKHYCYPHFTCAIDTENIRRVFNDCRDIIQRMHLRQYELL, from the exons ATGGGTTGTTTAGGCGGGAAGACGGACGAAGAGCGACTTGACGAAAAGGCCAAAAGAGAAGCGAACAAGAAGATCGAGAAGCAGCTGCAGAAGGAGAGACAAGCGTACAAAGCAACACaccgcctgctgctgctgg GTGCAGGAGAATCAGGTAAAAGCACCATCGTGAAGCAGATGAGGATTCTCCATGTGGACGGTTTCAACGCTGA agagaagcagcagaagatCCAGGACATCAGGAAGAACGTGAAGGACGCCATCGTG ACCATCGTGTCGGCCATGAGCGCGCTGACTCCGCCCGTCCCTCTGGGTAACCCTGGCAACCAGTTCAGAGTGGACTACATAAAGAGCATCTCTCCGCTTTCAGACTTCGATTACACGGAG GACTTCTTTGAGCACACCCAGAAGCTGTGGGAGGACGACGGCATCAAGGCATGCTTTGAACGCTCCAATGAATACCAGCTGATCGACTGCGCCAAGTA CTTCCTGGACCGGTTGGACTCTGTCAGAAAGACAGACTACACGCCTACTGACCAG gaCTTGCTGCGCTGCAGGGTGCTGACATCTGGGATTTTTGAGACCAGGTTTCAGGTGGACAAAGTCAACTTCCA tatgTTTGATGTAGGAGGTCAGAGGGATGAGCGCAGGAAGTGGATCCAGTGCTTCAACG ATGTGACGGCTATCATCTTCGTAGCGGCCAGCAGCAGCTACAACATGGTCATCAGGGAGGACAACTCCACCAACCGCCTCAGAGAGTCCCTGGACCTGTTCAGGTCCATCTGGACCAACAG gTTCCTGAAGACCATCTCTGTGATTCTGTTCCTCAACAAGCAGGACGTCCTGGCTGACAAGATCCTGGCCGGGAAGTCCAAGCTGGAAGATTATTTCCCAGAATATACCAACTACCAGGTTCCTCCTGAGT CTGTTCCAGATGTCGGCGAAGACCCCACAGTGACCCGAGCAAAGTTCTTCATCAGAGACGAGTTCCTG AGGATCAGCACGGCCAGCGCTGACGGGAAACATTACTGCTACCCTCACTTCACCTGCGCCATCGACACGGAGAACATCCGCCGCGTCTTCAACGACTGTCGTGACATCATCCAGCGCATGCACCTGCGTCAGTACGAgctgctgtga
- the zbtb14 gene encoding zinc finger and BTB domain-containing protein 14, with translation MTETVKYVDDEHKSIFLKLLNEQRLEGEHCDIAVVVEDVKFRAHRCVLAACSNYFKKLFKKHEVDNSSVIEIDFIRSDIFEEVLNYMYTAKISVKKKDVNLMMSSGQILGIRFLDKLCSQKRDVSSDDKEKFPYDIVKMALPPEAQLAADSEELGEHDDAPGADDLVEASTNQELDKSPNAALHVQEAILKELTNEDVHKVSCYDQDVVTEMEAEPKELGAEHHATQTLTFTDSIGEVKDEAAPGWSAAAADMKFEYLLYGHREQLACQVCGKTFLDESRLRKHEKLHSAERPFACEICSKAFTTHAHLKEHLKIHTGFKPYRCDVCGKSFIRAPDLKKHERVHSNERPFACQMCDKAFKHKSHLKDHERRHRGEKPFVCPSCTKAFAKASDLKRHENNMHSERKQLNPLQSDTETLQAAAMAAEEQHLENISCS, from the exons ATGACGGAGACGGTGAAGTACGTGGACGATGAACACAAGAGCATCTTCCTGAAGCTGCTGAACGAGCAGCGGCTGGAGGGCGAGCACTGCGACATCGCCGTGGTGGTCGAAGACGTCAAGTTCCGCGCTCACCGCTGCGTCCTGGCCGCCTGCTCCAACTACTTCAAGAAGCTCTTCAAGAAGCACGAG GTGGACAACTCGTCCGTCATCGAGATCGACTTCATCCGCTCCGACATCTTTGAGGAGGTCCTGAACTACATGTACACGGCCAAGATCTCCGTCAAGAAGAAGGACGTCAACCTGATGATGTCATCGGGACAGATCCTCGGCATCCGCTTCCTGGACAAGCTCTGCTCCCAG AAGCGTGACGTGTCGTCAGACGACAAGGAGAAGTTCCCGTATGACATCGTAAAGATGGCGCTGCCCCCTGAAGCCCAGCTGGCTGCAGACTCTGAG GAGCTGGGCGAGCACGATGACGCGCCGGGCGCAGACGACCTGGTGGAGGCATCCACCAATCAGGAGCTGGACAAGTCTCCCAACGCTGCGCTGCACGTGCAGGAAGCCATCTTGAAGGAGCTGACCAATGAGGATGTTCACAAG gtgtcctgctaCGACCAGGACGTGGTGACGGAGATGGAGGCGGAGCCTAAGGAGCTTGGGGCGGAGCATCACGCCACCCAGACGCTGACCTTCACGGACAGCATAGGCGAGGTGAAGGACGAGGCGGCGCCCGGCTGGTCGGCCGCCGCCGCCGACATGAAGTTCGAGTACCTGCTGTACGGACACCGCGAGCAGCTGGCCTGCCAGGTGTGTGGGAAGACCTTCCTGGACGAGAGCAGACTCAG GAAACACGAGAAGCTGCACTCGGCAGAGCGGCCGTTCGCCTGTGAGATCTGCTCCAAGGCCTTCACCACACACGCTCACCTGAAAG AACACCTGAAGATCCACACGGGCTTCAAGCCCTACAGGTGTGACGTTTGTGGGAAGTCGTTCATTCGAGCTCCGGACCTGAAGAAACATGAGCGAGTCCACAGCAACGAGAGGCCCTTCGCCTGCCAGATGTGTGACAAG GCCTTTAAACACAAGTCTCACCTGAAGGACCACGAGAGGAGACACCGAGGAGAGAAACCTTTTGTCTGTCCGTCCTGCACCAAGGCCTTCGCCAAG GCGTCGGACCTGAAGCGCCATGAGAACAACATGCACAGCGAGAGGAAGCAGCTGAACCCGCTACAGAGCGACACGGAGACGCTGCAGGCCGCCGCCATGGCTGCCGAGGAGCAGCACCTGGAGAACATCAGCTGCTCCTAA
- the arhgap28 gene encoding rho GTPase-activating protein 28 isoform X1 yields MSSRTERRMLSPHSATSPPTSSSSPSTVTSDSRHVAMETYWREVQSIEEEQEGEEEEEVEEERKSMDEAELEEAWLTEAGLSSLVVGSSSTETPPVVEAVLSTLTRQQAATVRKRLDNYNETLRKRNRQPIRDVRDVFTEPEADSTDHSPFPTQQHPEPPPRRYHTTTKTIRRSTNRGRSTLPVFVFEDQLPEDPSSPAPTPSPSSAVSRLRCADWLLRDTPYSEGVAEHKRGETCRDCVRFHGDESSDLQFAPASPSHGLTCTDDLSSRDLTRLGFIAHIELSTFLLALGVQSKRSRPPHRRTRDSGVFGVSLNSLLDNDRKRFPGVKVPVFFQKLLGVLEQSGLQTEGILRVPGSAARLKFLRRELDRCWSTFDWTDMRPVDAGGLLKLFIRELPTPLLTHTHLSTFCSVLGVSSEAHQVQALQLLLLLLPEAHRNTLRALLLFLRKVVSHQDHNRMSLWNISMVMAPNLFTHHNHRNKRSITKQKEEMEEAMGGARLIGLMIRHQDLLWTLPRFLLAQVRQMNQASSQRQFNLSRTTSRLLRRKNDKNERNLVGELSEGVIRVHAPLHTKVSMAIQLDEQTTARDVTTRFQSESSPTQHLYEVGGNIYERRLQPDCCLLDVYRVNPRCDWLIKP; encoded by the exons ATGAGCAGCCGGACCGAGCGGAG GATGTTGTCACCTCATTCTGCTACCTCACCCCCCACCTCCTCAAGCTCCCCTAGCACAGTGACCTCTGACTCCAGAcatgttgccatggagacctACTGGAGAGAGGTACAGAGCATcgaagaggagcaggagggggaagaagaggaagaggtagaagaggagaggaagagcatGGATG aggcggagctggaggaggcATGGCTGACGGAGGCGGGGCTTTCCTCCCTGGTCGTGGGCTCTTCATCAACAGAGACGCCACCTGTGGTGGAGGCAGTGCTGTCCACATTGACACGGCAACAAGCCGCTACAGTGAGGAAGAGGCTGGACAACTACAATGAGACGCTGAGGAAAAGGAAccggcagccaatcagagacgtGCGTGACGTCTTCACTGAG CCTGAGGCTGACTCTACAGACCACAGCCCGTTCCCGACCCAACAGCACCCAGAGCCGCCTCCACGGCGGTACCACACCACAACCAAGACCATCCGCCGCAGCACAAACAGAG GGCGGTCCACTCTTCccgtgtttgtttttgaggaCCAGCTCCCTGAAGACCCGTCCTCCCCCGCGCCCACTCCCTCCCCCTCCTCGGCGGTGAGTCGACTGAGATGTGCCGATTGGCTGCTGCGCGACACTCCGTACTCAGAGGGCGTGGCGGAGCACAAACGGGGAGAGACATGCAGGGATTGCgtccgtttccatggagatgagAGCAGTGATCTGCAG TTTGCCCCCGCCTCTCCGTCACACGGTCTCACCTGTACAGACGACCTGTCGTCACGCGACCTCACACGCCTAGGCTTCATCGCTCACATCGAACTCTCCACCTTCCTGCTGGCTCTGGGAGTCCAAAGCAAACGCAGCCGGCCGCCGCACCGCAGGACTCGGg ACAGCGGCGTGTTCGGCGTCTCGCTGAACTCTCTGCTGGACAACGACAGGAAGAGGTTTCCTGGAGTCAAAGTGCCTGTCTTCTTCCAGAAG TTGTTGGGCGTCTTGGAGCAGAGCGGTCTGCAGACTGAAGGAATCCTTCGAGTTCCAGGATCAGCTGCCAGACTGAAG TTCTTGAGAAGGGAGCTGGATCGGTGCTGGAGTACCTTTGACTGGACCGACATGCGGCCGGTGGACGCCGGCGGACTGCTGAAGCTCTTCATCAGAGAGCTGCCGACGCCGttgctgacacacacacacctgtccaCCTTCTGCTCTGTCCTGG GCGTGTCCTCTGAGGCCCACCAGGTCCaggctctgcagctcctcctcctgctccttccTGAAGCTCACAGAAACACGCTGAGG GCCCTACTGCTCTTCCTCCGGAAGGTGGTCTCTCATCAGGACCACAACCGGATGTCTCTGTGGAACATCTCCATGGTGATGGCTCCCAACTTGTTCACTCACCATAACCATAGAAACAAGCGCTCCATCACCAAGCAgaaggaggagatggaggaggcGATGGGCGGAGCACGGCTGATCGGACTCATGATCCGGCACCAGGACCTGCTGTGGACC CTCCCGAGGTTTCTCCTGGCCCAGGTGAGACAGATGAACCAGGCGTCCAGTCAGAGACAGTTCAACCTGAGCAGGACAACGTCCCGACTGCTGAGGAGGAAGAATGACAAGAACGAAAGGAACCTG GTCGGCGAGCTGTCTGAAGGGGTCATCCGGGTTCACGCGCCGCTGCACACCAAGGTTTCCATGGCGATCCAACTCGACGAACAGACGACCGCCAGAGACGTGACAACCCGCTTCCAGTCCGAGTCCAG CCCCACCCAACACCTGTACGAGGTCGGAGGAAACATCT ATGAGCGCCGCCTGCAGCCGGACTGCTGCCTGCTGGACGTCTACAGGGTCAACCCccgctgtgattggctgatcaaGCCCTGA
- the arhgap28 gene encoding rho GTPase-activating protein 28 isoform X2, with amino-acid sequence MSSRTERRMLSPHSATSPPTSSSSPSTVTSDSRHVAMETYWREVQSIEEEQEGEEEEEVEEERKSMDEAELEEAWLTEAGLSSLVVGSSSTETPPVVEAVLSTLTRQQAATVRKRLDNYNETLRKRNRQPIRDVRDVFTEPEADSTDHSPFPTQQHPEPPPRRYHTTTKTIRRSTNRGRSTLPVFVFEDQLPEDPSSPAPTPSPSSAVSRLRCADWLLRDTPYSEGVAEHKRGETCRDCVRFHGDESSDLQFAPASPSHGLTCTDDLSSRDLTRLGFIAHIELSTFLLALGVQSKRSRPPHRRTRDSGVFGVSLNSLLDNDRKRFPGVKVPVFFQKLLGVLEQSGLQTEGILRVPGSAARLKFLRRELDRCWSTFDWTDMRPVDAGGLLKLFIRELPTPLLTHTHLSTFCSVLGVSSEAHQVQALQLLLLLLPEAHRNTLRALLLFLRKVVSHQDHNRMSLWNISMVMAPNLFTHHNHRNKRSITKQKEEMEEAMGGARLIGLMIRHQDLLWTLPRFLLAQVRQMNQASSQRQFNLSRTTSRLLRRKNDKNERNLVGELSEGVIRVHAPLHTKVSMAIQLDEQTTARDVTTRFQSESSPTQHLYEVGGNICKYPDDIITFSCLRNTWTPVCLRLPVR; translated from the exons ATGAGCAGCCGGACCGAGCGGAG GATGTTGTCACCTCATTCTGCTACCTCACCCCCCACCTCCTCAAGCTCCCCTAGCACAGTGACCTCTGACTCCAGAcatgttgccatggagacctACTGGAGAGAGGTACAGAGCATcgaagaggagcaggagggggaagaagaggaagaggtagaagaggagaggaagagcatGGATG aggcggagctggaggaggcATGGCTGACGGAGGCGGGGCTTTCCTCCCTGGTCGTGGGCTCTTCATCAACAGAGACGCCACCTGTGGTGGAGGCAGTGCTGTCCACATTGACACGGCAACAAGCCGCTACAGTGAGGAAGAGGCTGGACAACTACAATGAGACGCTGAGGAAAAGGAAccggcagccaatcagagacgtGCGTGACGTCTTCACTGAG CCTGAGGCTGACTCTACAGACCACAGCCCGTTCCCGACCCAACAGCACCCAGAGCCGCCTCCACGGCGGTACCACACCACAACCAAGACCATCCGCCGCAGCACAAACAGAG GGCGGTCCACTCTTCccgtgtttgtttttgaggaCCAGCTCCCTGAAGACCCGTCCTCCCCCGCGCCCACTCCCTCCCCCTCCTCGGCGGTGAGTCGACTGAGATGTGCCGATTGGCTGCTGCGCGACACTCCGTACTCAGAGGGCGTGGCGGAGCACAAACGGGGAGAGACATGCAGGGATTGCgtccgtttccatggagatgagAGCAGTGATCTGCAG TTTGCCCCCGCCTCTCCGTCACACGGTCTCACCTGTACAGACGACCTGTCGTCACGCGACCTCACACGCCTAGGCTTCATCGCTCACATCGAACTCTCCACCTTCCTGCTGGCTCTGGGAGTCCAAAGCAAACGCAGCCGGCCGCCGCACCGCAGGACTCGGg ACAGCGGCGTGTTCGGCGTCTCGCTGAACTCTCTGCTGGACAACGACAGGAAGAGGTTTCCTGGAGTCAAAGTGCCTGTCTTCTTCCAGAAG TTGTTGGGCGTCTTGGAGCAGAGCGGTCTGCAGACTGAAGGAATCCTTCGAGTTCCAGGATCAGCTGCCAGACTGAAG TTCTTGAGAAGGGAGCTGGATCGGTGCTGGAGTACCTTTGACTGGACCGACATGCGGCCGGTGGACGCCGGCGGACTGCTGAAGCTCTTCATCAGAGAGCTGCCGACGCCGttgctgacacacacacacctgtccaCCTTCTGCTCTGTCCTGG GCGTGTCCTCTGAGGCCCACCAGGTCCaggctctgcagctcctcctcctgctccttccTGAAGCTCACAGAAACACGCTGAGG GCCCTACTGCTCTTCCTCCGGAAGGTGGTCTCTCATCAGGACCACAACCGGATGTCTCTGTGGAACATCTCCATGGTGATGGCTCCCAACTTGTTCACTCACCATAACCATAGAAACAAGCGCTCCATCACCAAGCAgaaggaggagatggaggaggcGATGGGCGGAGCACGGCTGATCGGACTCATGATCCGGCACCAGGACCTGCTGTGGACC CTCCCGAGGTTTCTCCTGGCCCAGGTGAGACAGATGAACCAGGCGTCCAGTCAGAGACAGTTCAACCTGAGCAGGACAACGTCCCGACTGCTGAGGAGGAAGAATGACAAGAACGAAAGGAACCTG GTCGGCGAGCTGTCTGAAGGGGTCATCCGGGTTCACGCGCCGCTGCACACCAAGGTTTCCATGGCGATCCAACTCGACGAACAGACGACCGCCAGAGACGTGACAACCCGCTTCCAGTCCGAGTCCAG CCCCACCCAACACCTGTACGAGGTCGGAGGAAACATCTGTAAGTAtcctgatgacatcatcacctTCAGTTGTCTGAGGAACACCTGGACACCTGTCTGTCTCCGTCTCCCTGTCAGATGA